A part of Helicobacter ibis genomic DNA contains:
- the lolA gene encoding LolA-like outer membrane lipoprotein chaperone has product MIRISALFFICITFIFGEIKNIKSFEAEFTQILHSQSDNIVYKGRILSLAPYYVLWDYSSPIIKQIYIQRDSMIIYEPRLKQAIISSLQENLDILSLIKSAKKIKDNLYESTIMGQKYNLTFKDGILNSITFEDSLKNQVEIKFSQIKVDSSIEPHIFEFKPTSDIDIIYN; this is encoded by the coding sequence TTGATTAGAATATCTGCTTTATTTTTTATTTGCATTACTTTTATCTTTGGGGAGATTAAAAATATTAAGAGTTTTGAGGCGGAATTTACACAAATTTTGCACTCACAAAGCGATAATATAGTCTATAAAGGAAGAATATTAAGTCTTGCTCCATATTATGTGTTATGGGATTATAGTAGTCCTATAATAAAGCAGATATACATTCAAAGAGATTCAATGATTATTTATGAACCAAGGTTAAAACAAGCAATCATTAGCTCTTTGCAAGAGAATTTGGACATTTTAAGCTTAATTAAAAGTGCTAAAAAAATAAAGGATAATCTATATGAATCTACAATCATGGGACAGAAATATAATTTAACTTTTAAAGATGGAATTTTAAACTCCATTACTTTTGAAGATTCTTTGAAAAATCAAGTTGAAATAAAATTTAGTCAAATAAAAGTAGATAGTAGCATAGAGCCTCATATTTTCGAGTTTAAACCCACAAGTGATATAGATATTATATACAACTAG
- a CDS encoding YqhA family protein: MWNARLFIILAVVLSLVGSVLLFIVASIDIIKAAKDTFLYYSGVLGDGADIHNILLNTIIMAVDLYLIAVVLLIFAFGLYELFICKIQIKDDSNSKVLEIHTLDQLKDKLAKVIVMALIVAFFSKVLNMGMKSTQDMLFFAISILALAVGLYFLHKDSKH, translated from the coding sequence ATGTGGAATGCTAGATTATTTATCATTTTAGCAGTTGTATTATCACTTGTTGGTTCGGTGTTGCTTTTTATAGTTGCTAGTATAGATATTATAAAGGCGGCTAAGGATACATTTTTGTATTATAGTGGTGTATTAGGAGATGGTGCTGATATACATAACATTTTGTTAAATACAATCATCATGGCGGTTGATTTATATCTTATAGCGGTTGTGCTACTAATCTTTGCATTTGGTTTATATGAGTTATTTATTTGTAAGATTCAAATAAAAGATGATAGTAATTCAAAAGTTTTAGAGATTCATACTTTAGATCAATTAAAAGATAAGTTAGCAAAGGTGATTGTTATGGCTTTAATTGTGGCATTCTTTTCTAAAGTATTAAACATGGGAATGAAAAGCACACAAGATATGCTGTTTTTTGCTATTTCCATACTTGCACTTGCAGTTGGATTATATTTCTTGCATAAGGATTCAAAACATTGA
- a CDS encoding aldehyde dehydrogenase family protein — protein MNGDSSEICEVLCKSDIVRKLSFTGTSEVGMKLYKQCSQNLEIVVRLVFVQIEFMHEAESMLD, from the coding sequence GTGAATGGAGATTCAAGTGAGATTTGTGAAGTCTTATGCAAGAGTGATATAGTTAGAAAGCTTAGCTTTACTGGAACTAGTGAAGTTGGTATGAAATTATATAAACAATGCTCACAAAATTTAGAAATAGTGGTCAGACTTGTATTTGTGCAAATAGAATTTATGCACGAAGCAGAATCTATGTTGGATTGA
- a CDS encoding aldehyde dehydrogenase family protein, which yields MNKQELEQIILDSKKAQIEYAKSLVEHRSDLLYRFYELIIKNKEFLAELMTKEQGKPLNESFGEVVLDLVENYLLL from the coding sequence ATAAACAAGCAAGAGTTAGAACAAATAATTTTAGATTCTAAAAAAGCACAGATTGAATATGCTAAATCTCTAGTAGAACATAGAAGTGATTTGCTTTATAGATTTTATGAGTTAATAATTAAGAATAAAGAATTTTTAGCAGAATTAATGACAAAGGAACAAGGTAAGCCATTAAATGAATCTTTTGGAGAGGTGGTGCTGGATTTAGTAGAGAATTATTTGTTGTTGTGA
- a CDS encoding anaerobic C4-dicarboxylate transporter — protein MDIMIILQLIVFLGSIFIGIRLGGIAIGYAGGLGVVVLGLLLGMKPGNIPWDVILIIAAAIAAISAMQQAGGLDYMVRVTEKLLRTHPKYINYLSPACGWLLTILAGTGNAVFSLMPVVVDVAKSQNIKPSAPLSLMVVSSQIGITASPVSAAVVYMTGVLEPLGWNYPTLIGIWIVTTFVACMVTAFIVSVITPLDLSKDPVYQERLAKGLVKDAGDVLNAEDKPGAKLSVGIFLVTVLCVVLYATAISNNIKWIDPVIIPRDAAIMSFLLTAALLITWVCKVEPGKILDTSVFKSGMTACVCVFGVAWLGNTFVAGHEAAIKEVAGEWVKQTPAMLAVAFFFASMLLYSQAATAKAITPVIISALGISATNPGDSYMLVACFAAVSALFVLPTYPTLLGAVQMDDTGTTRIGKFIFNHAFFIPGVVSITIAVALGFLVVSFI, from the coding sequence ATGGATATAATGATTATTTTACAACTGATCGTATTTTTGGGTTCCATTTTTATTGGTATTCGACTTGGCGGTATAGCTATAGGATATGCAGGTGGTTTGGGTGTTGTTGTTCTTGGACTTTTATTAGGAATGAAGCCTGGGAATATACCATGGGATGTTATTTTAATTATTGCTGCTGCTATTGCTGCAATTTCGGCTATGCAACAAGCAGGTGGGCTAGACTATATGGTTAGGGTTACAGAAAAACTACTTCGTACACACCCAAAATATATCAATTATCTTTCCCCAGCTTGTGGTTGGTTGCTTACTATTTTAGCTGGGACTGGGAATGCTGTATTTTCGCTAATGCCTGTTGTAGTAGATGTTGCAAAATCGCAAAATATAAAACCTAGTGCCCCGTTGTCACTAATGGTTGTTTCTTCGCAAATTGGAATTACAGCTTCTCCAGTATCTGCGGCAGTTGTTTATATGACTGGTGTTTTAGAGCCTTTAGGTTGGAATTATCCTACTTTAATTGGTATATGGATTGTAACTACCTTTGTTGCTTGTATGGTTACAGCTTTTATTGTTAGTGTAATTACTCCTCTTGATTTAAGTAAAGATCCAGTATATCAAGAAAGATTAGCAAAAGGACTTGTAAAAGATGCAGGTGATGTTTTAAATGCTGAAGATAAGCCTGGTGCTAAGTTATCTGTTGGAATCTTTTTAGTTACAGTGCTTTGTGTTGTGCTTTATGCTACTGCAATTTCTAATAATATTAAATGGATTGATCCTGTGATTATCCCTAGAGATGCTGCTATTATGAGTTTTCTTTTAACTGCTGCACTTTTAATTACATGGGTATGTAAAGTTGAGCCGGGCAAGATCTTAGATACAAGTGTATTTAAATCTGGTATGACAGCTTGTGTGTGTGTTTTTGGTGTTGCGTGGCTTGGAAATACATTTGTTGCTGGACATGAAGCTGCTATTAAGGAAGTAGCAGGTGAGTGGGTTAAGCAAACTCCTGCAATGCTTGCTGTTGCATTTTTCTTTGCTAGTATGCTTTTATACTCTCAAGCTGCAACTGCAAAAGCTATTACTCCGGTTATTATTTCAGCATTAGGAATTAGTGCTACAAATCCTGGAGATTCTTATATGCTTGTTGCTTGCTTTGCTGCAGTTTCAGCTCTTTTTGTGCTTCCAACTTATCCTACATTGCTAGGTGCGGTACAAATGGACGATACTGGAACAACAAGAATTGGAAAGTTTATATTCAATCATGCATTCTTTATACCGGGTGTAGTTTCAATTACTATTGCCGTTGCTTTAGGATTCTTGGTAGTATCATTTATTTAA
- a CDS encoding aspartate ammonia-lyase: MGTRKEHDFIGELEISDDVYYGVQTFRALENFHMSGRRLKHYPFFIKAFAQVKKAAALANKEVGVLDADKADALAKACDRLIAGEFIDQFVVDMIQGGAGTSTNMNVNEVLTNIALESMGHKKGEYQYLHPNDHTNLGQSTNDTYPSSIKVATHAKLGDLLKAMEELKDELLIKAKEYKDIIKMGRTELEDAVPTTLGNTFNAFASYIKSDIEKIKYARSVMETLNLGATAIGTGINCHPNYKVIVEKRMKEITGVDFKPAEDLIAATQDTADFVAVSGALKTAAVRLSKIANDLRLMNSGPRCGLGEINLPKMQPGSSIMPGKVNPVICEAVGEACYEVIGNDVTIMLCSERGEFELNAFEPGIAYALFNSIIVLENAMKTLAQKAIKHLTANAEACKQSVLNSIGIVTAFNPVLGYEKSASIAKEALETGKSVGEICLARGYLPKEEIDKILDPKNMLNPQMTEKRKD, from the coding sequence ATGGGGACGAGAAAAGAACATGATTTCATTGGTGAGTTAGAGATTTCTGATGATGTTTATTATGGTGTTCAAACCTTTAGAGCATTAGAAAATTTCCATATGAGCGGTAGGAGATTAAAGCATTATCCATTTTTTATAAAGGCTTTTGCACAAGTTAAAAAAGCAGCAGCTTTAGCGAACAAGGAAGTTGGAGTGTTAGATGCAGATAAGGCTGATGCGTTAGCAAAAGCTTGTGATAGATTAATTGCTGGTGAATTTATTGATCAGTTTGTTGTGGATATGATTCAAGGTGGTGCTGGAACTTCAACTAATATGAATGTTAATGAAGTTTTAACAAACATAGCGTTAGAAAGCATGGGTCATAAAAAGGGAGAATATCAATATTTGCACCCAAATGATCATACAAACTTAGGGCAATCTACAAATGATACATATCCTAGCTCGATTAAAGTGGCAACTCATGCAAAATTGGGTGATTTACTAAAAGCTATGGAAGAATTAAAAGATGAGCTTTTAATTAAGGCAAAAGAATACAAAGATATCATTAAAATGGGTAGAACAGAGCTTGAAGATGCAGTTCCTACAACTTTGGGAAATACATTTAATGCATTTGCAAGTTATATTAAGAGTGATATTGAAAAGATTAAGTATGCAAGAAGCGTTATGGAAACACTAAATCTAGGTGCTACCGCCATTGGGACAGGGATTAACTGCCACCCAAATTATAAAGTAATTGTAGAAAAAAGAATGAAAGAAATTACAGGTGTAGATTTTAAACCCGCAGAAGATCTAATAGCAGCTACTCAAGATACAGCAGATTTTGTAGCAGTAAGTGGTGCATTAAAGACTGCTGCAGTTAGACTATCAAAAATTGCAAATGACTTAAGGCTTATGAATTCAGGTCCTAGATGTGGTTTAGGTGAGATAAATCTTCCTAAAATGCAACCTGGAAGTTCTATTATGCCAGGAAAAGTAAATCCAGTGATTTGTGAAGCAGTAGGCGAGGCTTGCTATGAAGTAATTGGAAATGATGTAACTATTATGCTTTGCTCTGAAAGAGGAGAGTTTGAATTAAATGCGTTTGAACCGGGAATTGCCTATGCGCTCTTTAATTCTATTATAGTGTTAGAAAATGCCATGAAAACTCTAGCGCAAAAGGCTATCAAGCATTTAACAGCTAATGCAGAAGCTTGCAAACAATCAGTATTAAATTCTATTGGTATTGTTACTGCATTTAATCCTGTTTTAGGTTATGAAAAATCTGCAAGCATTGCAAAAGAAGCATTAGAAACTGGCAAGTCAGTAGGTGAGATATGTCTTGCTAGAGGATATTTGCCAAAAGAAGAAATCGATAAGATTTTAGATCCTAAAAACATGCTAAATCCTCAAATGACAGAAAAAAGAAAAGATTAA
- a CDS encoding MATE family efflux transporter, with product MVSNAKLNLKSDSVIRLFFSYFLPSLVAMLALSTYSTIDGIFVGKKLGENALAAIGLAWPIFPVLIAFELLFGIGAAAMSSYFLGKGKAFRARIIFSSVFYFAAISSVVGGILLFYYSDSISLYLGASETLLPLVKEYTEIIYLGAFIIVLHPILDTFAINDRQPILAMVAMLVGAVMNVVLNYLFIFVFDWGLSGSALATVMGHGIGMLILLQHFLRKRGDLYLIRAFDIYAILMATKNGIPQSSAEISVSIMMLLFNHIIGGISGDRGLSIYSVLMYVGIIPFTILLSVAQGIQPIASYNYGAKLIDRVRSVFTFGIIFGFFVGVFMYGLSYYFSPYIIPLFLQENINARDSSLFYDIRDSMMIYFMSYILLGINMVSAIFFQSIQRTLGSLIITLSYTLIFALIFALILPKIFGFVGVMYSYPLGNLCACFVVVLVILYECKKGVLRNEV from the coding sequence ATGGTTAGCAATGCAAAATTAAATTTAAAATCAGATTCAGTAATTCGACTATTTTTTTCTTATTTTTTGCCTTCTTTGGTTGCTATGCTTGCATTATCAACATATTCTACAATAGATGGAATCTTTGTAGGTAAAAAGCTCGGAGAAAATGCACTAGCGGCAATTGGACTTGCTTGGCCTATTTTTCCAGTGCTTATTGCATTTGAGTTATTGTTTGGAATTGGTGCTGCTGCTATGAGCTCTTATTTTTTGGGTAAAGGCAAAGCTTTTAGGGCGAGGATCATATTTAGTTCCGTTTTTTATTTTGCAGCTATTAGTAGTGTTGTTGGTGGAATCTTACTCTTTTATTATTCAGATTCAATTTCTCTTTATCTAGGTGCTAGTGAGACGCTATTACCTCTTGTTAAGGAATACACAGAGATTATTTATTTGGGTGCTTTTATTATAGTTTTGCACCCAATTCTTGATACATTTGCTATAAATGATAGACAGCCTATCTTGGCTATGGTTGCTATGCTCGTTGGTGCAGTAATGAATGTGGTTTTAAATTATCTATTTATATTTGTGTTTGACTGGGGACTTAGTGGGAGTGCATTGGCTACTGTTATGGGGCATGGAATAGGTATGCTTATATTATTGCAGCATTTTTTAAGAAAAAGGGGTGATTTATATTTAATTAGAGCTTTTGATATTTATGCGATTTTGATGGCTACTAAAAATGGGATTCCACAAAGTAGTGCTGAAATTAGTGTAAGTATTATGATGCTACTTTTTAATCATATTATAGGTGGTATTTCTGGGGATAGGGGATTATCTATTTATAGTGTGCTTATGTATGTTGGAATTATTCCATTTACTATTTTGCTATCAGTTGCTCAAGGGATTCAGCCAATTGCTAGTTATAATTATGGTGCAAAATTGATAGATAGGGTTAGAAGTGTATTTACATTTGGCATTATATTTGGCTTTTTTGTTGGTGTTTTTATGTATGGATTATCTTATTATTTTAGTCCTTACATTATTCCTTTGTTTTTACAAGAGAATATAAATGCTAGGGATTCTAGCTTATTTTATGATATACGAGATTCTATGATGATTTATTTCATGTCGTATATTTTATTGGGTATCAATATGGTGAGTGCCATTTTCTTTCAATCTATCCAGCGAACTCTTGGGTCTTTAATTATTACGCTATCTTATACTTTGATTTTTGCACTCATTTTTGCACTTATATTGCCTAAAATATTTGGCTTTGTTGGTGTTATGTATTCTTATCCGCTTGGTAATTTATGTGCTTGTTTTGTTGTTGTCTTAGTTATATTGTATGAATGCAAAAAAGGGGTATTGAGGAATGAAGTTTAG
- a CDS encoding uroporphyrinogen-III synthase, producing MKMVYYITKQDSSPYDSLATPLRLLDIQVIIDTRLEDKLLYCDSLIFTSKNSVLSLEAQINHTKWAKIPTYCLGNASKRELERLQIKPYYVSKSPYGDEFAFELVGILKNKNPLFIRAKKVASNLYETLRDNGINIVESVLYETSFVILEDKVKLDKNSVIFFSSPSGVEAFLFNYNWHSSYIALCIGKTTYEFAQSRLHNANIIISPSISIEESLKYAKNDLC from the coding sequence ATGAAAATGGTTTATTATATCACAAAACAAGATTCATCCCCCTATGATAGCTTAGCAACTCCACTAAGATTACTTGATATACAAGTTATTATTGATACAAGACTAGAAGATAAGTTGTTGTATTGTGATAGTTTGATTTTTACTTCGAAAAATTCTGTTTTATCTTTAGAAGCTCAAATAAATCATACAAAATGGGCAAAGATTCCGACATATTGTTTGGGAAATGCGTCTAAAAGAGAGTTAGAGAGGTTACAAATAAAGCCTTATTATGTATCTAAAAGCCCTTATGGAGATGAGTTTGCATTTGAATTGGTTGGTATTTTAAAAAATAAAAATCCACTTTTTATAAGGGCTAAAAAGGTGGCATCAAATTTATATGAAACACTAAGAGATAATGGCATAAATATAGTTGAATCTGTATTGTATGAAACTTCTTTTGTTATTTTAGAAGATAAAGTTAAACTAGATAAAAATAGTGTCATATTTTTTAGCTCACCTTCTGGTGTAGAGGCATTTTTGTTTAATTATAATTGGCATAGTAGCTATATTGCTCTATGTATTGGCAAGACTACTTATGAATTTGCACAAAGTAGATTGCATAACGCAAATATAATAATCTCACCTAGTATAAGCATAGAAGAATCCTTAAAATACGCAAAAAATGATTTATGTTAG
- a CDS encoding rhodanese-like domain-containing protein — translation MKNKSKANKITNNENIDEYIKIDIRARGYYLISHVKDSINISDLKRISFIAEENKDKKLLLYCHSGATAAEFGDKLVELGYNNIYYYDDNYFNMPDSWIVKNS, via the coding sequence ATGAAAAACAAAAGCAAAGCAAACAAAATAACAAACAATGAAAATATCGATGAATATATAAAAATCGACATAAGAGCTAGAGGATACTATCTAATAAGCCATGTAAAAGATTCAATAAACATAAGCGATCTCAAAAGAATAAGCTTCATAGCAGAAGAAAATAAAGATAAAAAACTGCTTCTTTATTGCCATAGTGGTGCTACTGCAGCTGAATTTGGTGATAAACTAGTAGAGCTAGGATATAACAATATTTACTATTATGATGATAATTATTTTAATATGCCAGATTCATGGATTGTTAAAAATAGTTAA
- a CDS encoding LysE/ArgO family amino acid transporter — MEVLSKGFFTAFALFAAIGAQNTFVLKQGIMKNHILLVCVICILCDVFFVSLGVFGVAKLIAHSKIISSLLGVLGFIFVLAYGLLSLRSAIRANEYLKLTSLDRKDSIKNIVLQTLAVTLLNPSVYLDTIVILGAMSLSLDIGEKFIFSFGVILASCIWFVSISFAAKKASVLFKSTKTWAMLHVFTALVMFYIAYGLYGYVIEFINYF, encoded by the coding sequence GTGGAGGTATTAAGCAAGGGATTTTTTACTGCATTTGCACTCTTTGCAGCAATTGGAGCTCAAAATACATTTGTGCTAAAGCAAGGAATAATGAAAAATCATATTTTACTTGTGTGTGTGATTTGTATTTTATGCGATGTATTTTTTGTAAGCTTAGGTGTCTTTGGGGTGGCAAAGTTAATTGCACATAGCAAAATAATTTCATCACTTCTTGGTGTGCTGGGGTTTATTTTTGTTTTAGCTTATGGGTTATTGTCATTAAGGTCAGCTATAAGGGCAAATGAATATTTAAAGCTAACTTCTTTGGATAGAAAAGATTCTATTAAAAACATAGTTCTCCAAACTCTAGCAGTTACTTTGCTTAATCCTAGTGTGTATTTAGATACTATCGTTATTTTAGGTGCTATGTCCCTTTCTTTGGATATTGGCGAGAAATTTATTTTTTCATTTGGTGTGATTTTGGCTTCTTGTATTTGGTTTGTTAGTATTTCTTTTGCTGCAAAGAAGGCTAGTGTGTTATTTAAAAGCACGAAAACTTGGGCTATGTTGCATGTATTTACCGCACTTGTTATGTTTTATATAGCTTATGGATTGTATGGATATGTTATAGAGTTTATTAACTATTTTTAA
- a CDS encoding low molecular weight protein-tyrosine-phosphatase, whose amino-acid sequence MKRILFVCLGNICRSPLAEGIARELADKRGLSVVVDSAGTASYHVGSKPDDRSILVAKNYGIDISMLRSRQVSVYGDSEFDLIVAMDRSNFNDLKRMGFSNVVLMGDYGLGGEDIPDPYYYRDISGFEKVYSMLERAINTMYDELEG is encoded by the coding sequence ATGAAGAGAATACTTTTTGTATGTCTTGGAAATATATGTAGATCGCCATTGGCGGAGGGTATTGCTAGAGAGTTGGCAGATAAGAGAGGACTTAGTGTTGTAGTTGATTCTGCTGGGACTGCTAGTTATCATGTAGGCTCAAAGCCAGATGATAGATCAATTTTAGTAGCAAAAAATTACGGGATAGATATAAGTATGCTAAGGTCAAGGCAGGTTAGCGTATATGGAGATAGCGAGTTTGATTTAATAGTTGCTATGGATAGAAGTAATTTTAATGATTTAAAGAGAATGGGATTTTCTAATGTCGTGCTAATGGGTGATTATGGGCTTGGTGGTGAGGATATACCAGATCCTTATTATTATAGGGACATTAGCGGATTTGAGAAGGTATATAGTATGCTAGAGAGGGCAATAAATACTATGTATGATGAATTAGAAGGATAA
- the recJ gene encoding single-stranded-DNA-specific exonuclease RecJ, with protein sequence MQNHILLNKDSIRALLDARISNDIQTLKDLPPPESLCNLTTIAKEIHKSIKNNKKITLIGDYDVDGVVSSVIVKEFFDLISYPLDVVIPNRFKDGYGISKKLLERISADVIITVDNGINAVEAAKICEQKNIKLIITDHHNPPEILPSALICNPKLSPNFPQADICGACVAWYMCAALKKEMNLGVNMTIFLDFLALAIVSDVMPLSGINRVLLKKGIECIKNSNKTAFKILKEKYKSHVDCELISFSFAPLLNCAGRMDSAMLSYEFLCERDYAIGRKKFEHLLLLNEERKKIQNQTYLHAKDMCENSGVIVVYDESWHEGILGIVSARLSEEYKKTSIVLSTSDEGGVIKGSMRGESCMEILDSCSDLLLKYGGHNNAAGLSLKLENLEQLKDRLRFVESFYARDDLVLGEVLFKDLDDEFFNMILCYEPYGEGNFKPHFKTKAKITNIKHIGNNGGHSAFVLRDDNLYLNAIKFGEEIPKILENSEIEIVFCHAFNYYGELIVRVISYKEKE encoded by the coding sequence ATGCAAAATCACATTCTTCTAAATAAGGATTCTATTAGAGCCTTATTAGATGCTAGAATCTCTAATGACATACAAACTCTAAAGGATCTCCCACCACCAGAATCTCTATGTAATCTAACAACAATCGCCAAAGAAATACATAAATCTATAAAAAATAATAAAAAAATAACACTAATAGGAGATTATGATGTTGATGGTGTAGTCTCAAGTGTTATTGTAAAGGAGTTTTTTGATTTAATTTCTTATCCATTAGATGTTGTAATTCCAAATAGATTCAAAGATGGTTATGGCATTTCAAAAAAGCTATTAGAAAGAATAAGTGCAGATGTAATAATAACCGTTGATAATGGCATAAATGCAGTTGAAGCTGCTAAAATATGTGAACAAAAAAATATAAAACTGATAATAACAGATCATCATAATCCACCAGAGATTCTGCCAAGTGCATTAATATGCAATCCAAAGTTATCTCCAAACTTTCCTCAAGCCGATATATGTGGTGCATGTGTGGCGTGGTATATGTGTGCAGCATTGAAAAAAGAGATGAATTTAGGTGTCAATATGACCATTTTTTTGGATTTTTTGGCTTTGGCTATTGTTAGTGATGTTATGCCATTAAGTGGAATTAATAGGGTGTTATTAAAAAAAGGTATAGAGTGTATAAAAAATAGCAATAAAACTGCCTTTAAGATTCTAAAAGAAAAATACAAAAGCCACGTTGATTGTGAGCTTATATCATTTTCCTTTGCTCCTTTGTTAAATTGTGCTGGTAGAATGGATAGTGCTATGCTATCTTATGAGTTTTTATGCGAGAGGGACTATGCTATCGGTAGAAAAAAGTTTGAGCATTTATTATTGCTAAATGAAGAGAGAAAAAAGATTCAAAACCAAACATATTTACATGCTAAAGATATGTGTGAGAATAGTGGGGTTATTGTGGTGTATGATGAATCTTGGCATGAAGGAATCTTGGGTATTGTCTCTGCTAGATTGTCTGAAGAATACAAAAAAACAAGCATAGTTTTAAGCACAAGTGATGAAGGAGGTGTAATAAAGGGTAGCATGAGGGGTGAATCGTGCATGGAGATTTTGGATTCTTGTAGTGATTTATTGCTTAAATATGGTGGTCATAATAATGCTGCAGGGCTTAGTTTAAAGCTAGAAAATTTAGAACAATTAAAAGATAGATTAAGATTTGTTGAATCTTTTTATGCTAGAGATGATTTGGTGCTTGGCGAAGTGTTATTTAAAGATTTAGATGATGAGTTTTTTAATATGATTTTATGCTATGAGCCTTATGGTGAGGGGAATTTTAAGCCACATTTTAAAACTAAAGCGAAGATTACAAACATAAAACATATAGGCAATAATGGGGGACATAGTGCGTTTGTGCTAAGAGATGATAATTTATATTTGAATGCTATAAAGTTTGGTGAGGAGATACCAAAGATATTAGAAAATAGTGAAATTGAAATAGTGTTTTGTCATGCTTTTAATTACTATGGAGAGCTTATAGTTAGGGTTATATCATATAAGGAGAAAGAATGA